A portion of the Adhaeribacter radiodurans genome contains these proteins:
- a CDS encoding FAD binding domain-containing protein: MIPAAFEYKKVHTIEDAIASLGQEESKLLAGGYSLIPSMKLRLNQPSLLIDIGDIPDLKGIREEDGEIVINAGTTHHDILFSDLIENKLPFFHQAASMIGDEQVRNRGTIGGSLAHADPAADWPALVLAADATIEVVGSEGKRSLKATEFFTGLFSTALQENEIITAIRIPIPAEGFKSIYLKFENPASRFAIVGCAVLRYADRKTNIAFTGVADFAFRDAGAEQVISGKIIDDATIKEAVNAALTGANILSDNFASEEYRKHLAGVYLKRALQEVA; encoded by the coding sequence ATGATACCAGCTGCCTTTGAATATAAAAAAGTTCATACCATAGAAGATGCCATTGCGTCTCTTGGTCAGGAGGAAAGTAAGTTACTCGCTGGAGGTTACAGCCTTATTCCTTCCATGAAACTGCGCTTAAACCAACCTTCCTTGTTAATTGATATCGGCGATATTCCCGACCTGAAAGGAATACGAGAAGAAGATGGAGAAATTGTTATAAATGCCGGTACTACCCACCACGATATCCTGTTTAGTGACTTAATTGAAAATAAGCTTCCATTCTTTCACCAAGCGGCCAGCATGATTGGTGATGAACAGGTGCGCAACCGGGGAACAATTGGCGGCAGCCTGGCCCACGCCGATCCGGCCGCTGATTGGCCAGCCTTGGTATTGGCTGCGGATGCTACGATTGAAGTAGTTGGAAGCGAGGGTAAAAGAAGTCTTAAAGCAACTGAATTTTTTACCGGTCTTTTTTCAACCGCCTTACAGGAAAACGAAATAATTACAGCTATCCGGATTCCTATACCAGCCGAAGGCTTTAAATCAATTTACTTAAAGTTTGAAAATCCCGCTTCCCGGTTTGCTATTGTGGGCTGTGCCGTACTGCGTTATGCCGATAGAAAAACAAATATTGCTTTTACCGGCGTAGCCGATTTTGCCTTCCGCGATGCGGGGGCAGAGCAGGTTATTTCAGGTAAAATAATAGACGACGCTACCATTAAGGAGGCGGTTAATGCTGCTTTAACCGGGGCAAATATCTTAAGCGATAATTTTGCCTCAGAAGAATACCGTAAACATTTGGCGGGTGTATATCTAAAAAGGGCTTTGCAAGAAGTTGCTTAA
- a CDS encoding xanthine dehydrogenase family protein molybdopterin-binding subunit produces MSTTNGIIGKSVKRVEDKRFITGKGRYTDDIVLPLQTYASFVRSPYAHAKILGVDTEIAQAMPGVIKIYTGADVADINGVPCGWQVNFKNGDTMKEPKHALLVADKARYVGDAVAVVIAETREQAKDAAQMVVVDYEELPVVVDAAEAVKAGAPLVHDSVPNNMCYDWELGNPKEEVNEALAATAHITTLEFVNQRMIPNAIEPRSYNASYDATSEKYTLYTSTQNPHVIRLLMCAFVLGIPEHKVRVVGPDVGGGFGSKIFHYTEEALLTWASKNINRPIKWTAERTESFLTDAHGRDHVTKAEMGFDTTGKIVGLRIKTFANLGAYLSTFGPCIPTYLHGTLLQGLYTTPKINVDVTAVFTNTTPVDAYRGAGRPEATYLLERLLDLAAHEMEMDPAELRLRNFIPPFDGVNQPGYQTQVALQYDSGNYEGVLYKGLEILGYKEFRQKQQESAQNGKLLGVGFSTYIEACGLAPSAVAGALGARAGLYEMGHVRVQPTGKVTVFTGTHGHGQGHETTFAQVVASRLGIPMEDIEIVHGDTDAMAFGMGTYGSRSLAVGGSAIVKSIDKIIEKGKKIAAHRLEASADDMEFEEGKFTVKGTDKSVSFGDVALTAYVPHVYPPDLEPGLDFSSFYDPTNFTYPFGCHIAVVEVEKETGKVKLQRFIAVDDVGNIVNPMIVEGQIHGGVAQGVGQALYEGAEYDSNGQLTNASYMDYCMPRADDLPMFETTNQITPCPHNPLGVKGAGEAGTIGSTPAVVNAVIDALWSGGHKVKDIRMPLTPERVWRAMQTTKNG; encoded by the coding sequence ATGAGCACTACAAACGGTATTATCGGAAAATCCGTGAAACGGGTAGAAGATAAAAGATTTATTACCGGCAAGGGCAGATATACCGATGATATAGTGCTGCCTTTACAAACGTATGCCTCTTTTGTTAGAAGCCCCTACGCCCATGCAAAAATTTTAGGGGTTGACACGGAAATTGCGCAAGCCATGCCCGGGGTAATAAAAATTTACACGGGTGCCGATGTTGCTGATATAAATGGAGTTCCGTGCGGCTGGCAGGTAAACTTTAAAAACGGCGATACCATGAAGGAGCCTAAGCATGCCTTACTGGTCGCGGATAAGGCAAGGTATGTAGGTGATGCAGTAGCTGTAGTTATTGCCGAAACCCGCGAACAAGCAAAAGATGCCGCCCAAATGGTAGTAGTAGATTACGAAGAACTACCCGTGGTGGTGGATGCCGCCGAGGCAGTAAAAGCAGGTGCTCCGCTCGTGCATGATTCGGTCCCGAATAATATGTGTTATGATTGGGAGTTGGGTAATCCAAAAGAAGAAGTTAACGAGGCACTAGCAGCAACAGCCCACATTACTACCCTGGAGTTCGTTAACCAACGGATGATTCCCAATGCCATAGAGCCACGCAGTTATAATGCCTCCTATGATGCTACCAGCGAAAAATATACCTTATATACCAGCACCCAAAATCCACATGTTATTCGGTTGCTGATGTGTGCCTTTGTTTTAGGCATTCCGGAACATAAAGTAAGAGTAGTAGGTCCGGATGTAGGGGGCGGGTTTGGTAGCAAAATTTTCCACTATACCGAAGAAGCACTTTTAACCTGGGCATCAAAGAATATAAACCGGCCAATTAAATGGACAGCCGAGCGGACAGAAAGCTTTTTAACCGATGCCCACGGCCGCGACCATGTAACCAAAGCCGAAATGGGTTTTGATACTACCGGTAAAATAGTAGGTCTGCGGATAAAAACTTTCGCCAATCTGGGTGCTTACCTTTCTACATTCGGTCCTTGTATTCCTACTTATTTGCATGGTACCTTATTGCAAGGCCTGTATACTACACCTAAAATTAATGTAGATGTTACGGCCGTATTCACCAATACCACTCCGGTGGATGCTTATCGGGGAGCCGGACGGCCCGAAGCAACTTATCTTTTGGAACGCTTACTTGATTTAGCCGCTCATGAAATGGAGATGGATCCTGCTGAACTCCGGTTACGAAATTTTATTCCGCCTTTTGATGGGGTAAACCAGCCTGGTTATCAAACCCAGGTAGCTTTGCAATACGACAGCGGGAATTACGAAGGAGTACTTTATAAAGGCTTGGAAATACTGGGGTACAAAGAATTCCGTCAGAAACAGCAGGAATCCGCTCAGAATGGCAAATTACTAGGAGTTGGCTTTTCCACTTATATCGAAGCCTGTGGACTCGCTCCTTCTGCCGTGGCAGGAGCCTTGGGTGCCCGGGCCGGGTTATACGAGATGGGGCATGTACGGGTGCAACCTACCGGTAAAGTAACGGTGTTTACGGGAACGCATGGTCATGGCCAGGGTCATGAAACAACATTCGCGCAAGTGGTGGCCAGCAGGTTAGGAATTCCCATGGAAGATATTGAAATAGTACATGGTGATACTGATGCGATGGCCTTTGGGATGGGTACCTATGGTTCTAGGAGTCTTGCTGTAGGTGGCTCGGCAATTGTTAAAAGTATTGATAAAATTATCGAAAAAGGCAAGAAAATAGCCGCTCACCGATTGGAGGCCAGTGCCGACGACATGGAATTTGAGGAAGGTAAATTTACAGTAAAAGGAACGGACAAGTCGGTAAGTTTCGGCGATGTAGCTTTAACGGCCTATGTACCGCATGTCTACCCTCCGGATTTAGAACCCGGTTTAGACTTCAGCAGCTTCTATGACCCCACTAATTTTACTTACCCCTTTGGCTGCCACATTGCTGTTGTGGAAGTAGAAAAAGAAACCGGCAAAGTAAAGCTGCAACGGTTTATTGCCGTGGATGATGTAGGAAATATAGTTAACCCCATGATTGTGGAAGGCCAGATTCATGGGGGAGTAGCTCAGGGAGTAGGGCAGGCCTTGTACGAAGGGGCAGAGTACGATAGCAATGGGCAATTGACTAATGCCTCTTACATGGATTATTGTATGCCCCGGGCCGATGACTTGCCTATGTTCGAAACGACAAACCAGATTACCCCATGCCCGCATAACCCACTAGGCGTGAAAGGTGCCGGGGAAGCAGGTACCATTGGTTCTACCCCGGCCGTAGTGAATGCCGTAATTGATGCCCTATGGAGCGGCGGGCACAAAGTGAAGGACATTCGTATGCCTTTAACCCCTGAAAGAGTGTGGCGAGCCATGCAAACCACAAAAAACGGCTAA
- a CDS encoding (2Fe-2S)-binding protein — MQIQVKVNGADYTHEVEPRLLLVHFLRDVLHLTGTHIGCDTSICGACTILVNGKSTKSCTMFAVQADGCELTTVEGLSQNGELHPLQEGFKEMHGLQCGFCTPGILMNMVNFLEHHPNPSEEEIRHALKGNLCRCTGYQNIVKSVQYAATKMLKNEEVPA; from the coding sequence ATGCAAATCCAGGTAAAAGTTAATGGCGCTGACTACACCCACGAAGTTGAGCCGCGTTTATTGTTGGTGCATTTCCTAAGAGATGTGCTGCACCTTACGGGAACCCACATTGGTTGTGATACCAGTATTTGCGGAGCGTGTACCATTCTGGTTAATGGTAAATCTACTAAAAGCTGTACCATGTTTGCCGTTCAGGCCGATGGCTGTGAATTAACCACCGTGGAAGGACTATCCCAAAACGGAGAATTGCATCCTTTGCAGGAAGGTTTTAAAGAAATGCATGGTCTGCAGTGTGGTTTTTGTACCCCTGGCATTTTAATGAATATGGTAAACTTCCTGGAGCACCATCCCAATCCATCGGAAGAAGAAATCCGTCATGCACTAAAAGGAAATTTATGCCGGTGCACCGGTTACCAGAATATTGTTAAATCGGTACAATACGCCGCTACCAAAATGTTAAAGAATGAGGAGGTACCGGCATGA
- a CDS encoding CoxG family protein: MLLTGKKVLNASPAKVWEKLMDTDTLARIMPGISTIERIGENSFISTVQIKLGPVNGSFSGNMQLEDITEQRAFTIKVQQTSKVGNANAAVKVNLLPVEDTRTELEFNGDVKLSGLLAGMGQRVIGGVSNTLTNQFFTNLEKELASSSPEAA; this comes from the coding sequence ATGTTGCTCACCGGAAAAAAAGTTTTAAATGCATCTCCCGCTAAAGTTTGGGAAAAGCTAATGGACACCGACACACTGGCCAGAATAATGCCTGGAATAAGCACCATTGAGCGTATAGGCGAAAATTCTTTTATCTCCACTGTGCAAATTAAACTGGGTCCGGTAAACGGTTCTTTTTCGGGTAATATGCAATTAGAAGATATTACGGAACAAAGAGCCTTCACCATAAAAGTACAGCAAACCAGTAAAGTAGGGAATGCCAACGCGGCAGTTAAAGTAAATTTATTACCGGTAGAGGATACCCGCACCGAATTAGAATTTAATGGTGATGTAAAACTATCTGGATTGTTGGCTGGTATGGGGCAACGGGTTATTGGGGGTGTTTCCAATACTTTAACGAATCAGTTTTTTACTAATCTGGAGAAAGAACTTGCCTCTTCTTCCCCGGAAGCAGCATAA
- a CDS encoding sugar phosphate isomerase/epimerase family protein, with translation MNRRDFLHKASIGAVALAIPNSFSFFKEVPMGIVVHSYGSRWNSKTPSAKYPGFTNAVELLEHCHKIGAGGVQVVVKEWTNEFAKKVRDRREKLGLYVEGSIGVPTKPEAVPAFEQEVKNAKEAGMQILRTVCSAGRRYETYHSAEAFTELQKNALKSLQLAEPVLRKHKMKLAVENHKDWRAKELESLLKQVNSEWIGVTLDFGNSISLLEDPMEVIQTLVPYVFTTHVKDMGLDEYPDGFLLSEVPLGKGILDLPKIYALCRQHNPNVTFNLEMITRDPLEIPCLKEDYWATFSGVPGTDLARTLRMVRQQKYSAGLPRVSQLTSEERLAAEENNILACLAYSNTKLGLK, from the coding sequence ATGAACAGACGAGACTTTTTACATAAAGCTTCTATTGGTGCTGTAGCACTAGCCATTCCGAATTCATTTTCTTTTTTTAAAGAAGTGCCCATGGGAATAGTGGTGCATTCGTACGGGAGCCGTTGGAATTCCAAAACGCCGAGTGCCAAATATCCGGGCTTTACCAATGCGGTCGAGCTTCTGGAACACTGCCATAAAATTGGTGCGGGTGGGGTACAAGTGGTAGTAAAAGAATGGACAAACGAATTTGCTAAAAAAGTGCGGGACCGGCGTGAGAAATTAGGCCTTTACGTAGAGGGGTCTATTGGCGTACCCACTAAGCCGGAAGCGGTACCTGCTTTTGAGCAGGAAGTTAAAAATGCCAAAGAAGCCGGCATGCAAATTCTCCGCACGGTATGTTCGGCCGGGCGACGCTACGAAACGTATCACTCGGCTGAAGCCTTTACGGAGCTTCAGAAAAACGCCCTGAAATCTTTACAATTAGCGGAACCTGTTTTGCGCAAGCATAAAATGAAACTAGCCGTTGAGAACCATAAAGACTGGCGGGCAAAAGAGCTGGAATCTTTGCTAAAACAAGTAAACAGCGAATGGATAGGCGTTACCCTGGATTTTGGCAATAGCATTTCTTTGCTCGAAGATCCTATGGAAGTAATTCAAACTCTGGTGCCCTACGTATTTACCACTCACGTAAAGGATATGGGCTTAGATGAATACCCCGATGGATTCTTGTTATCGGAAGTGCCCTTAGGAAAAGGTATCCTGGATTTACCAAAAATTTATGCGCTATGCCGGCAGCATAATCCTAACGTAACCTTTAACCTGGAAATGATTACCCGCGACCCATTGGAAATACCTTGCCTGAAAGAAGATTACTGGGCAACTTTTTCGGGAGTACCGGGTACTGATTTAGCCCGTACCCTGCGAATGGTGCGCCAGCAAAAATATTCTGCTGGCTTACCGCGGGTTTCGCAACTCACCTCCGAAGAACGTTTAGCCGCAGAAGAAAACAACATTCTTGCTTGTCTGGCCTACAGCAATACTAAATTAGGGCTTAAATAA
- a CDS encoding DUF7133 domain-containing protein, with product MWKRIYQICFLGLGLWGLTGCVNPGTKNKPDEGPSPPKTPAEELSTFQLESGLNIQLVASEPMVQDPVVIAFDADGRLWTVEMRGFMPAIDGAGEKERVGRVSVLQDTNGDGKMDKSTIYLDSLIMPRALAFVPGGALVAENGSLWLTQDLNNDLKADTKTLIDSTYAGSALPEHSGNGLWRDTDNWYYNAKSRLRYRLNNGKWERDSTEFRGQWGISQDDEGRLYYNYNWSQLHADLVPANYLNRNKNHKPTTGIDHGLTVDRRIYPIRPNPAVNRGYIPGTLDKEGRLLEFTAACSPCVYRGNTLPQEYYSNVFVCEPSGNLIKRNVVEDNGIMLSAHDPHPGKEFLASTDERFRPVYITSGPDGALYIADMYRGLVQHGAYITPYLKEQTLIRKLVQPINRGRIWRIVPEKGKLSNVPKLSTATTNELVNYLSHPNGWYRDMAQRLLVEQNNAEAVPALTKVAAKGENNLGRFHALWTLSGIKKDQPDLLLSLVSDQDPLVRTTALRLLEPLAKGDKTIQEKLGSVLVQEWENAPIEQILQIALSASSLDAKVAHTLLAGIAEKYGSSALIRDAVLSSLPDQEFTFLQKIWQIPAWQTADPAKEIFLEMLATAIMKKRDQKELASLLALLDKNSKSLSWRKNAVITGLSMSGYSGKLPPIQLAIAPAIFTNTASDIEPARLEVLTKQFQWPGHTIKPASETSAKTNLLNEEQQQLFALGRQHFLTTCAGCHGTKGEGLNRFAPPLVGSDWVLGDEKRLALIVLHGMEGAVEVAGKIYDAPEILPVMPAHSTMDDAAITAILTYIRNEWGNNAGPVGKRTVGATRLTSQGRVVPWKAEELKKYVLETKATEAK from the coding sequence ATGTGGAAGCGCATTTATCAAATTTGCTTTTTAGGATTAGGTCTTTGGGGACTTACTGGCTGCGTCAATCCGGGTACCAAAAATAAACCCGACGAAGGTCCATCGCCCCCTAAAACTCCAGCCGAAGAATTATCTACCTTTCAGTTAGAATCCGGATTAAATATTCAATTGGTGGCTTCGGAGCCGATGGTTCAGGACCCGGTAGTAATTGCTTTTGACGCCGATGGCCGCCTCTGGACCGTAGAAATGCGCGGATTTATGCCTGCCATTGATGGTGCTGGGGAAAAAGAACGGGTAGGTCGGGTATCGGTGCTGCAAGATACCAACGGCGACGGCAAAATGGATAAAAGCACCATTTACCTCGATAGCTTAATCATGCCCCGCGCTTTGGCTTTTGTACCAGGCGGCGCTTTAGTAGCAGAAAATGGTTCTTTATGGCTCACACAGGATTTAAACAATGATTTAAAAGCCGATACGAAAACGCTTATTGATTCTACTTATGCGGGAAGCGCTTTGCCGGAACATTCCGGTAACGGGCTTTGGCGCGATACAGATAATTGGTATTACAACGCCAAATCTCGGTTGCGCTACCGTTTGAACAATGGTAAGTGGGAGCGGGATAGCACTGAGTTCCGGGGACAATGGGGTATCAGCCAGGACGATGAAGGCCGTTTATATTACAATTACAATTGGTCGCAGTTACACGCCGACTTGGTTCCCGCGAATTATTTAAACCGGAATAAAAACCACAAGCCTACCACGGGTATTGATCATGGATTAACTGTTGATCGCCGCATTTATCCCATCCGGCCTAATCCGGCAGTAAACCGCGGCTACATACCGGGTACCTTAGATAAAGAAGGCCGCTTGCTTGAATTTACAGCTGCTTGTTCGCCTTGTGTTTACCGGGGTAATACATTGCCCCAGGAATACTACAGCAACGTTTTTGTGTGCGAACCATCCGGTAATTTAATAAAACGCAACGTGGTTGAAGACAATGGAATCATGCTTTCGGCGCACGATCCGCATCCGGGAAAAGAATTTCTGGCTTCTACCGACGAACGTTTCCGGCCCGTTTATATAACCAGCGGCCCAGACGGGGCTCTTTATATTGCCGATATGTACCGCGGATTAGTACAACACGGCGCTTATATCACACCGTACCTGAAAGAGCAAACGCTCATCCGGAAATTAGTGCAACCCATTAATAGAGGCCGTATCTGGCGGATTGTACCGGAAAAAGGAAAATTATCGAATGTACCCAAACTTTCTACCGCTACCACCAACGAATTAGTAAATTATTTATCGCACCCAAATGGCTGGTACCGGGATATGGCCCAGAGGCTGCTCGTGGAGCAAAACAATGCCGAGGCAGTTCCTGCCTTAACGAAGGTAGCCGCTAAAGGCGAAAATAACCTGGGCCGTTTTCATGCCTTATGGACGCTGTCCGGAATAAAAAAAGATCAACCCGATTTGCTGCTAAGTTTAGTATCGGACCAAGACCCATTGGTGCGCACCACTGCCTTGCGTTTACTGGAGCCCTTGGCAAAAGGAGATAAAACTATTCAGGAGAAACTTGGAAGCGTGCTTGTACAGGAATGGGAAAATGCGCCTATAGAACAAATTCTGCAAATAGCCTTGTCTGCTTCCAGCCTCGACGCGAAAGTAGCGCATACCTTACTTGCCGGCATTGCCGAAAAATACGGTTCTTCGGCCTTAATCCGCGATGCGGTGCTTAGTAGTTTACCCGACCAGGAATTTACTTTTTTGCAAAAAATATGGCAAATACCTGCCTGGCAAACGGCGGACCCGGCTAAAGAAATTTTCTTGGAAATGCTGGCCACCGCTATCATGAAAAAGCGCGACCAAAAGGAATTGGCTTCGCTATTAGCTTTATTAGATAAAAATAGTAAATCTCTTAGTTGGCGGAAAAATGCGGTGATTACGGGCTTGTCGATGAGTGGTTATTCAGGAAAATTGCCGCCTATTCAATTAGCTATAGCCCCGGCCATATTCACAAATACAGCTTCTGATATTGAGCCCGCCCGTTTGGAAGTTTTAACTAAACAATTTCAATGGCCCGGTCATACGATAAAACCAGCCAGTGAAACCTCCGCCAAAACAAATCTTTTAAATGAAGAACAACAGCAATTATTCGCTTTGGGACGTCAGCATTTTCTTACTACTTGTGCGGGTTGCCATGGTACGAAAGGCGAGGGTTTAAACCGGTTTGCGCCTCCTTTGGTAGGTTCTGATTGGGTGCTGGGTGATGAAAAGCGCTTAGCCTTAATTGTTTTGCACGGCATGGAAGGAGCCGTAGAGGTAGCAGGTAAAATATACGATGCCCCGGAAATTTTACCAGTAATGCCTGCCCACTCCACCATGGACGATGCGGCTATTACGGCTATTTTAACTTACATCCGGAACGAATGGGGAAATAACGCGGGTCCGGTGGGCAAACGTACTGTAGGCGCCACTCGCTTAACATCGCAGGGTCGGGTAGTTCCCTGGAAAGCCGAAGAGTTGAAAAAGTACGTTCTGGAAACGAAAGCGACAGAGGCGAAGTAG
- a CDS encoding Gfo/Idh/MocA family oxidoreductase, translating into MSDFTFNRRRFLKGATASIALTALGAQGMNFTNPPKPLRVALIGTGWYGKSDLLRLIQVAPVNVVALCDVDKNMLEKAAELVSQRQQSKKKPKLYGDYKKLLAENKLDIVVIGTPDHWHALQTIDAIKAGAHVYVQKPISKDVMEGEAMVAAARKYNKVVQVGTQRKSTPHLIDAKKNIVDAGLLGKISHVEMCCYFHMRANGNPPEQPVPAFLDYEMWTGPAPLRPYDGLPHVRWWRTFMEYGNGIMGDMCIHMFDTARWMLNLGWPKKISSTGGIYVQKEGKSNIADTQYALFEYDGLNCVWQHRSWGAPANPEYPWSLTLYGDKGTLFASTMQCDFVPVGEGGESKKVHIDVVYEKEKYPEDVTEPTEPKIELNAAPATRLHMRDFLAAIEKGSRPVADIEEGHISTASCLLANISMQLGRPLVYDPKKREVVGDPEATALLKKPYRQPYVHPDPNQV; encoded by the coding sequence ATGAGTGATTTTACTTTTAACCGGCGGCGTTTCTTAAAAGGAGCAACAGCGTCGATTGCCCTCACCGCACTAGGGGCACAAGGTATGAATTTCACTAATCCGCCTAAGCCGCTTCGGGTGGCTCTGATTGGTACGGGTTGGTACGGGAAAAGCGATTTGCTGCGCTTAATTCAAGTAGCTCCGGTAAACGTAGTAGCCTTATGCGACGTGGACAAAAATATGCTCGAAAAAGCCGCCGAACTGGTGAGCCAGCGGCAGCAATCGAAAAAGAAACCGAAACTTTACGGCGACTACAAGAAATTGCTGGCCGAAAACAAGCTCGATATAGTAGTGATTGGCACGCCCGACCACTGGCACGCTTTACAAACCATTGATGCCATTAAAGCGGGAGCCCACGTGTACGTGCAAAAACCCATTAGCAAAGACGTAATGGAAGGGGAAGCCATGGTGGCTGCCGCCCGTAAGTATAACAAAGTAGTGCAAGTAGGTACCCAACGTAAAAGTACCCCTCACTTAATTGATGCTAAGAAAAATATTGTAGACGCCGGTTTACTCGGAAAAATATCGCACGTAGAAATGTGCTGTTACTTTCACATGCGAGCCAACGGCAACCCGCCCGAACAACCAGTACCAGCATTTTTAGATTACGAAATGTGGACCGGGCCTGCCCCGTTGCGTCCTTACGACGGATTACCGCACGTTCGGTGGTGGCGTACCTTTATGGAATACGGCAATGGTATAATGGGGGATATGTGTATTCACATGTTTGATACCGCCCGCTGGATGTTAAACCTTGGGTGGCCGAAGAAGATTAGTTCTACCGGAGGTATTTACGTGCAAAAAGAAGGTAAATCTAATATTGCCGATACCCAGTATGCTTTGTTTGAGTACGACGGACTGAATTGCGTGTGGCAGCACCGGAGTTGGGGAGCACCGGCCAATCCTGAGTATCCCTGGTCTTTAACTTTGTACGGCGACAAAGGAACCTTATTTGCCTCTACCATGCAATGCGATTTTGTTCCGGTTGGCGAAGGTGGTGAAAGCAAGAAAGTTCACATAGATGTGGTATACGAAAAAGAAAAGTATCCCGAAGATGTAACGGAACCCACCGAACCAAAAATTGAATTAAATGCCGCTCCCGCCACGCGCCTGCACATGCGCGACTTCCTGGCAGCTATCGAAAAAGGCAGTCGTCCGGTAGCTGATATCGAGGAGGGCCATATTTCCACGGCAAGTTGCCTTTTAGCTAATATATCGATGCAATTAGGCCGGCCTTTGGTTTATGACCCGAAGAAAAGAGAAGTAGTAGGTGATCCCGAAGCGACCGCTTTATTAAAGAAACCGTACCGTCAACCTTATGTGCATCCTGATCCGAACCAGGTATAG